In a single window of the Tellurirhabdus bombi genome:
- a CDS encoding sensor histidine kinase — MEPAKTYQQLATENEQLRIQLEEATDTIQAIRSGQVDALVVQGEQGHELYTLKTADQTYRVFIETMHEGAVTVNEQGLILYGNSTFAAMVDQPLSSVIGTTFESLVDEESQAIYDNFFRQSWESFSKVELMIRQRSVRVPCLLSATPLALDEGPCLSIILTDLTTQKQTQQLLKAANEQLAQTNAELGMSNHALNRLNENLQQFAYIASHDLQEPLRKIQQFGNLLAMHYASVLDEQGQQFVERMASSASRMSTLLRDLLTYSRLTVPTETFQVQDLNQIVAEAISALELMIDETGTRITVSDLGQVPADSMQLGQVFQNLLSNSLKFAQSGVSPVIQLSRQTVARHELPPDYQPPGHQNHFCLIQVADNGIGFSAQYSERIFGAFQRLHGKNTYPGTGIGLAIVKKVIENHQGYIKADSAPNQGATFSIYLPTN, encoded by the coding sequence ATGGAACCAGCTAAAACGTACCAACAACTGGCCACCGAGAACGAACAGTTGCGGATTCAGTTAGAAGAGGCTACTGATACAATCCAAGCCATTCGGTCCGGGCAAGTAGATGCCCTGGTCGTGCAGGGAGAGCAAGGCCATGAGCTTTATACGCTGAAAACGGCGGATCAAACCTACCGGGTTTTTATTGAAACCATGCACGAGGGGGCCGTTACGGTGAACGAACAGGGCTTGATTCTGTATGGAAATTCCACCTTTGCCGCGATGGTGGACCAGCCTCTGTCGTCGGTTATAGGAACCACGTTTGAGTCACTGGTTGACGAGGAGAGTCAGGCTATTTACGACAATTTCTTTCGTCAAAGCTGGGAGTCTTTCAGTAAAGTCGAGCTGATGATTCGGCAACGTAGCGTGCGCGTTCCGTGTTTGTTATCCGCGACGCCTCTAGCCCTCGATGAAGGGCCCTGCTTGAGCATTATTCTCACCGATCTTACGACGCAAAAGCAAACGCAGCAGCTTCTAAAGGCCGCTAATGAGCAGCTAGCACAAACCAATGCTGAGTTGGGGATGAGTAACCACGCCCTCAACCGTCTGAATGAGAACCTGCAACAGTTTGCGTACATCGCCAGTCACGATTTGCAGGAGCCGCTCCGAAAAATTCAACAGTTTGGTAACCTGCTGGCGATGCACTATGCCTCCGTTCTGGACGAACAGGGACAGCAGTTTGTTGAGCGTATGGCTTCGTCGGCTAGCCGCATGTCTACGCTGCTGCGGGACTTATTGACCTACTCGCGGCTGACCGTGCCAACAGAAACGTTTCAGGTACAGGATCTGAACCAGATTGTTGCTGAAGCCATCAGCGCTTTGGAATTGATGATTGATGAAACAGGAACGCGCATAACCGTTTCCGATTTAGGGCAGGTGCCTGCTGACTCCATGCAATTGGGGCAGGTTTTTCAAAATTTATTGAGCAATTCCCTCAAATTTGCCCAGTCTGGCGTTTCACCCGTAATCCAGCTCAGTCGCCAGACGGTTGCCCGCCATGAATTGCCTCCTGATTATCAGCCGCCAGGGCATCAAAACCACTTTTGCTTAATTCAGGTTGCTGACAATGGGATTGGGTTTAGCGCCCAGTATTCCGAACGAATTTTTGGGGCTTTTCAGCGGTTGCACGGCAAGAATACCTATCCGGGAACAGGAATAGGTCTGGCTATTGTCAAAAAGGTGATTGAGAATCACCAGGGCTATATCAAAGCAGATAGTGCGCCTAACCAGGGAGCGACCTTCAGTATTTATCTGCCAACGAACTAA
- a CDS encoding PPK2 family polyphosphate kinase, with amino-acid sequence MNTKDTFFDLNLDSFRYTGREPISLNKWDTEIDSLYESNEEYEELLRLTVTEISDLQERMYAHNRYGLLAVFQARDAAGKDGTIQRVFSGVNPAGIRVHSFKQPSSQELERDFMWRCLVRLPERGTIGVFNRSYYEEVLAVKVHPKILHSQYLPDEWMDSEKIWKRRYKDIRNVEKYLHRNGFPTVKFFLHVSKEEQGKRLISRIKNESKNWKFNRQDVEERGYWNQYTNAYEEAIGKTATEKLPWYIIPADDKKNMRLIVAKIMLEELKNLKTSYPQSDPEEQKVLQDMIAVIEQQNKE; translated from the coding sequence GTGAATACGAAAGACACATTTTTTGACCTAAATCTCGACTCGTTTCGCTACACGGGTCGCGAGCCAATTTCCCTCAACAAATGGGATACCGAGATCGACAGCCTTTATGAATCAAACGAAGAATATGAGGAATTACTGCGCCTAACGGTTACGGAAATTAGTGATTTACAGGAGCGTATGTATGCCCACAACCGCTACGGACTCCTGGCGGTCTTCCAGGCAAGGGATGCCGCTGGCAAGGACGGGACCATTCAGCGGGTGTTTTCCGGCGTAAATCCAGCGGGAATACGGGTGCATTCTTTCAAGCAGCCTTCCAGCCAGGAACTCGAACGCGATTTTATGTGGCGCTGTCTGGTTCGGTTGCCAGAGCGGGGGACTATCGGCGTTTTCAACCGATCTTATTACGAAGAAGTACTGGCGGTAAAAGTGCATCCCAAAATTCTGCATAGCCAGTATCTGCCAGACGAATGGATGGACAGCGAAAAAATCTGGAAGCGCCGCTACAAAGACATTCGCAATGTAGAAAAATACCTGCACCGCAACGGCTTTCCGACCGTGAAGTTTTTCCTGCACGTCTCGAAGGAAGAACAGGGAAAACGCCTCATCAGCCGCATTAAAAACGAGTCCAAAAACTGGAAATTTAACCGACAGGACGTGGAAGAACGGGGCTACTGGAACCAGTATACCAACGCCTACGAGGAAGCTATCGGGAAAACGGCAACGGAAAAACTACCCTGGTACATCATTCCTGCCGACGACAAAAAGAACATGCGTCTCATTGTGGCCAAAATTATGCTCGAAGAGCTGAAAAATCTGAAAACCAGCTACCCGCAGAGCGATCCGGAAGAGCAGAAAGTGCTTCAGGACATGATTGCCGTTATTGAGCAGCAAAATAAGGAATAA
- the msrA gene encoding peptide-methionine (S)-S-oxide reductase MsrA, whose amino-acid sequence MNTEKITSMEGLEKATFGTGCFWCTEAMFESLDGVLSATSGYEGGETKNPTYKEVCSGETGHAECVEVVFDPKKVTYAELLEAFFRSHDPTQFNRQGADVGTQYRSVVFFHNEEQKRLAQTAKDELNKSEAYNRPIVTEISAASTFYPAEDYHQNYYANNPEQGYCSFVIAPKLDKFKKVFKEKLKGANKEVAKHE is encoded by the coding sequence ATGAATACAGAAAAAATCACCTCCATGGAGGGGCTGGAAAAAGCGACTTTCGGGACGGGCTGCTTCTGGTGTACGGAAGCTATGTTTGAATCGCTGGACGGTGTTCTTTCAGCGACTTCAGGCTACGAAGGTGGCGAAACCAAAAATCCAACGTATAAAGAAGTCTGCTCGGGCGAAACAGGTCACGCCGAGTGCGTTGAGGTTGTTTTTGATCCTAAAAAAGTTACTTACGCTGAACTGCTGGAAGCGTTTTTCCGCAGCCACGACCCAACGCAATTCAATCGCCAGGGCGCTGACGTGGGCACGCAATACCGCTCCGTCGTTTTCTTCCACAATGAAGAGCAAAAACGGCTGGCACAAACGGCTAAAGACGAATTGAATAAATCGGAAGCGTATAACCGGCCTATCGTGACGGAAATCAGTGCGGCCAGCACGTTTTACCCCGCCGAGGATTATCACCAGAATTATTACGCGAACAACCCCGAGCAAGGGTACTGTTCGTTCGTGATTGCTCCGAAGCTGGACAAATTTAAAAAAGTGTTCAAAGAGAAATTGAAAGGGGCGAATAAAGAAGTAGCCAAACACGAATAA
- a CDS encoding TraB/GumN family protein encodes MKKYSLLIVSLLTVSLASAQSLLWKVSGNELKQPSYLFGTYHILKDSYLDGTPKVKKAYQQAQGVVVETTVDSSAMLQMAMQAMMFDNSLRKLISPEDYELVAKEFRASTGIDLAMFDQIKPVYTAMMLSMAQIEKESDTLRKFTGLPLDLFFASDGQKQGKSITPLETMEEQMGFLLNHDSIDKQAEQLVQIVKDKREMQHSSKRITDLYLKEDLAGMWKMNEEYSQKYGDTAYLVDKRNENWLKRLPALMASKPLFVAVGALHLPGPNGLIELLRKAGYTVEPQLN; translated from the coding sequence ATGAAAAAATATAGTCTACTTATTGTTTCCCTGCTCACCGTTTCGCTGGCATCGGCCCAGTCGCTGTTGTGGAAAGTGTCGGGTAATGAGCTAAAACAGCCTTCCTACCTGTTCGGGACGTACCATATCCTGAAAGACAGTTACCTCGACGGAACGCCTAAAGTCAAAAAAGCGTACCAGCAGGCGCAGGGCGTTGTGGTTGAAACAACGGTTGATTCATCGGCTATGCTCCAGATGGCCATGCAGGCTATGATGTTCGATAACAGCCTCCGTAAGCTGATTTCGCCGGAAGATTACGAACTGGTTGCGAAGGAATTCCGAGCCTCAACGGGTATTGATCTGGCCATGTTCGACCAGATCAAGCCAGTTTATACAGCCATGATGCTCAGCATGGCCCAAATAGAGAAAGAATCGGATACGTTACGGAAATTTACCGGTTTACCCCTGGATCTATTTTTCGCCAGTGACGGTCAGAAACAGGGCAAAAGCATTACACCGCTGGAAACGATGGAGGAACAAATGGGCTTTCTGCTCAACCACGACTCCATTGATAAACAGGCCGAGCAACTCGTTCAGATTGTCAAAGACAAACGTGAAATGCAACACTCTTCAAAACGCATCACCGACCTTTACCTCAAAGAAGATCTGGCAGGCATGTGGAAGATGAATGAAGAATACAGCCAGAAATACGGCGATACGGCCTATCTGGTAGACAAACGCAACGAAAACTGGCTCAAACGGCTGCCTGCCTTGATGGCTTCCAAACCACTTTTTGTAGCCGTCGGTGCGCTTCACCTGCCTGGTCCTAATGGCCTGATCGAGTTGCTACGCAAGGCCGGTTATACGGTTGAGCCGCAGTTAAACTGA
- a CDS encoding RNA polymerase sigma factor: protein MFRVSVPPELSERELVERCQIHDRMAQRLLFERYKKAMFTKAFRILNDYDHANDALQDAFVEVFRSLSSYRFQSTLGAWIKTIVVRQALRKLKRESRFETLSPELHDQPLHLPDQLTGEVLDRVIRSLPDGARAVFLLIEVEGYSHKEVATLLDTSERTSKSQLNYFFLFPHRACWLNRAIRSEPNTAKKTRTLRGKKCGKLSGTSPGQALKRRHLSRLD from the coding sequence ATGTTCCGTGTGTCCGTGCCACCCGAACTTTCCGAACGCGAGCTTGTTGAACGTTGCCAAATCCATGACCGAATGGCTCAACGCTTACTTTTTGAGCGGTATAAAAAGGCTATGTTTACCAAGGCTTTTCGCATTTTAAATGATTACGACCATGCCAATGACGCTTTGCAGGATGCCTTTGTCGAGGTATTTCGCAGCCTATCTTCATATCGTTTTCAGTCAACGCTTGGTGCCTGGATCAAGACCATCGTTGTTCGGCAGGCGCTGCGTAAACTGAAACGGGAAAGCCGTTTTGAAACGCTTTCGCCCGAGCTGCACGACCAGCCCCTGCACCTCCCCGACCAGCTTACCGGTGAAGTCCTTGACCGCGTTATCCGGTCGCTGCCCGATGGCGCCCGCGCTGTTTTTCTGCTTATCGAAGTAGAAGGCTATTCGCACAAGGAGGTAGCGACGTTACTGGACACTTCGGAAAGAACGTCCAAATCACAACTGAACTACTTTTTCTTGTTCCCTCACAGAGCCTGTTGGCTCAATCGCGCGATTCGGTCCGAACCGAATACAGCGAAGAAAACCCGGACTCTTCGCGGCAAAAAATGCGGGAAGCTTTCCGGTACATCACCCGGACAAGCGTTGAAGAGAAGACACTTATCAAGGCTGGATTAA
- a CDS encoding ABA4-like family protein: protein MKPDLVFLIANTIVLPQWLIMVVAPRWQPTKWLIRYLPIPALLALLYIYYLINGIGNFDYQSFNTLAGLRAAFSSDETMLAGWIHYLAFDLVTGSWILQSSQRRKVPHIVIIPCLLLCFLLGPVGFLLYWPIRLKTRRSSSSRHEED, encoded by the coding sequence ATGAAACCAGATTTAGTCTTTCTCATTGCTAATACAATCGTCCTCCCCCAATGGCTGATTATGGTGGTGGCCCCGCGCTGGCAACCCACAAAATGGCTCATTCGTTACCTGCCTATTCCGGCTCTGCTCGCTTTATTGTATATTTATTACCTGATCAATGGCATCGGTAACTTCGACTACCAATCGTTCAATACACTGGCTGGCCTTAGAGCGGCGTTTAGCAGCGACGAAACCATGCTGGCTGGCTGGATTCATTACCTGGCGTTCGATCTGGTAACCGGTAGCTGGATTTTGCAAAGCAGCCAGCGCCGAAAAGTGCCACACATTGTTATTATTCCGTGCCTGTTGCTTTGTTTTTTACTAGGACCGGTTGGCTTTCTGCTTTACTGGCCTATTCGCTTAAAAACCCGGCGCTCGTCCTCATCCCGTCACGAAGAAGATTAA